One part of the Ziziphus jujuba cultivar Dongzao chromosome 2, ASM3175591v1 genome encodes these proteins:
- the LOC107417856 gene encoding putative disease resistance protein At3g14460, whose translation MALELVGGAFLSASLQVLFERMASLEIVDFIRGKKLNEKLLRKMKIMLLSADSVLNDAEKKQISNPYVREWLGHLQEAIYDAEDLLQEINTEALRCKIEEGFDEQGSSSGGHQVLNLISTTFTTTFNEQVEPKMTEILDRLQFILKQKDNLGLRGGDTVKNRSLGRLPTTSFVEESSVYGRDEDKEAIIKLLLENDHCRGNNMSVIPIVGMGGIGKTTLAQIVYNDERVKECFEFKAWVSVSNEFDIFKITKTVAYRVIGHTFKDDQDLDLVQLELNKALKGKKFFLVLDDVWNEDYQQWEEVKKPFECGAFGSKIIVTTRNESVASVMHDSIPVYHLRTMCDENCWKIFVKHAFNSVDPCAYPELEEIGRQIVKKCQGLPLAVKSLGSLLRSQLNPEEWKNILKSDMWELPTVKNNILPALWLSYHYLPMHLKRCFAYCSVFPKNYKIDKENLIKLWMAEDLLKPQKKKRIEQVGEEAINELLSRSLFRQVLRESWFKKSPICYTMHDLVHDLATFVAREFCLSLDVSSTNKFLNKVRHLSHEKEEKYDLKKYEYLSTAESLRTFFFPSQCYGVIQLHLQNLVAKSLPALTCLRVLSWNGSSITELPDSIGNLKLLRYLNLSGTKIKEIPTFLCTLYNLQTLILSHCRELKLLPADMGRLINLRHLDLVDTNLERMPIEIGNLKDLQTMTNFVVGKYCGYTMELLRYLQHLHGKLCFSELNNIFKVEDVLMAKLTDKKCLTELEFSWGLNGFDNYGMHKAVLNGLEPHTSLKLLKIQNYSGEQFPKWLGDPSFRNLEEIQLEGCGECSILPPLGQLPFLKHLSVTGFDELVKISDEFYCSGCSISARPFRCLEFLKFYDLRKWEEWSLIDSFLDLKKLVLGYCPKLTACICLPNTIQQVHIEECRNLVLAGIMQHCHGNLQRLEISKSCDNINSIVLDYFPMLEVLSLESCENLESLTCSEQPHPPMLPFRTRFQLKDCPKFVSFPHGGLHAPNLEDFRIEDCNMLRSLPGHMNTLLPSLCLLSISNCPELESFPECGLPSKLEHLEISCCNKLFSNRMLWNLQTLTCFHSIQISNMDEHVLDSFPEEGLLPTSLNCLTINSLPHLKALNGNAFQQLSSLKRLGISRCQVLQCLPEGLPPSLSVLTIYDCPLLKQRCQRYIGEDWPKISHIAHIKMDYSCM comes from the coding sequence ATGGCATTGGAACTGGTGGGTGGAGCTTTTCTCTCTGCTTCACTTCAGGTATTGTTCGAGAGGATGGCTTCTCTAGAGATCGTTGACTTCATCAGGGGAAAGAAACTCAATGAAAAGCTGCTGAGGAAGATGAAGATTATGTTGTTGTCAGCTGATTCAGTGCTCAATGATGCTGAGAAGAAGCAGATCAGCAACCCATATGTGAGGGAGTGGCTTGGTCATCTCCAGGAAGCAATCTATGATGCCGAGGACTTGTTGCAAGAGATCAATACCGAAGCTCTGCGATGCAAGATAGAAGAAGGTTTTGATGAACAAGGAAGCAGCTCAGGTGGTCATCAGGTACTGAACCTCATCTCAACTACCTTTACTACTACATTTAATGAGCAAGTAGAACCAAAGATGACAGAGATACTTGATAGattacaatttattttgaaacaaaaagataatCTTGGATTGAGAGGAGGTGATACTGTTAAAAATAGATCTTTAGGAAGACTACCAACAACTTCTTTTGTAGAAGAATCTAGTGTTTATGGCAGAGATGAGGACAAAGAAGCCATCATTAAGTTGCTGCTAGAAAATGATCACTGTAGGGGAAACAACATGTCTGTGATTCCCATAGTAGGCATGGGTGGGATTGGAAAGACCACCCTTGCTCAAATTGTTTATAATGATGAGAGGGTGAAGGAATGTTTTGAATTCAAAGCATGGGTTTCTGTATCAAATgaatttgatattttcaaaataacaaaaacagtTGCATATAGAGTGATTGGCCATACATTTAAGGATGACCAGGACTTGGATTTAGTTCAATTGGAATTAAATAAGGcattgaaaggaaaaaagtttTTCCTTGTTCTTGATGATGTTTGGAATGAGGATTACCAACAGTGGGAAGAGGTCAAGAAGCCTTTTGAATGTGGAGCATTTGGAAGCAAAATTATTGTGACAACACGCAATGAAAGTGTTGCATCTGTGATGCATGATAGCATCCCAGTATATCATTTACGAACAATGTGTGATGAGAACTGCTGGAAGATATTTGTAAAGCATGCATTTAACAGTGTAGATCCTTGTGCCTATCCGGAATTGGAAGAAATTGGTAGACAAATAGTCAAAAAGTGCCAAGGTCTTCCTCTAGCAGTGAAGTCACTTGGTAGTCTTTTGCGTTCTCAACTAAATCCAGAAGAATGGAAGAATATACTGAAAAGTGATATGTGGGAGTTGCCAACAGTGAAAAACAATATTCTTCCAGCTTTATGGTTGAGTTATCATTATCTACCTATGCATCTTAAACGATGTTTTGCTTACTGCTCGGTGTTCCCAAAGAACTATAAAATTGACAAAGAAAATTTAATCAAGTTGTGGATGGCAGAAGATCTGCTGAAACcccaaaagaagaagagaatagAACAAGTTGGAGAAGAGGCCATTAATGAGTTGTTATCAAGATCACTATTTCGACAAGTATTAAGAGAATCTTGGTTCAAAAAATCACCAATTTGCTATACCATGCATGATCTTGTACATGATTTAGCCACATTTGTAGCCAGAGAATTTTGCTTAAGCTTGGATGTTAGCAGCACAAATAAGTTTCTCAACAAAGTTCGTCATCTATCAcatgagaaagaagaaaagtatGACTTGAAGAAATACGAATATTTATCAACGGCTGAGAGTTTGAGAACTTTCTTCTTTCCATCACAATGTTATGGCGTGATACAATTGCATTTGCAAAACCTAGTGGCCAAGTCATTGCCAGCATTAACATGCTTAAGGGTGTTATCTTGGAATGGAAGTTCTATCACAGAGTTGCCTGATTCCATTGGGAATTTAAAGCTTTTAaggtatttaaatttaagtggGACTAAAATTAAAGAGATTCCCACTTTCCTTTGTACTCTGTACAATTTGCAAACTCTAATTTTGTCACATTGTAGAGAACTGAAGTTGTTGCCAGCTGACATGGGAAGGCTGATCAACTTGCGCCATCTTGACCTTGTGGACACAAACTTAGAAAGGATGCCTATAGAAATTGGTAATTTGAAAGACTTGCAAACAATGACTAATTTTGTTGTGGGAAAATATTGTGGCTATACCATGGAGTTATTAAGATATCTTCAACATTTGCATGGAAAACTTTGTTTCTCAGAACTAAACAACATATTCAAGGTTGAAGATGTGTTAATGGCCAAATTGACGGACAAGAAGTGCCTTACTGAATTAGAGTTTTCTTGGGGCTTAAATGGTTTTGATAATTACGGAATGCATAAAGCAGTACTTAATGGGCTGGAACCTCACACAAGCTTGAAGttactcaaaattcaaaactacAGTGGTGAACAGTTTCCAAAATGGTTGGGAGATCCTTCATTTCGTAATTTAGAAGAGATACAACTTGAAGGATGTGGGGAATGTAGCATTTTGCCACCTCTCGGGCAACTACCTTTTCTCAAACATCTAAGTGTTACAGGATTTGATGAATTGGTTAAAATAAGTGATGAGTTTTACTGCAGTGGTTGTTCAATTTCAGCCAGGCCATTTAGATGTCTtgaattcttaaaattttatgatCTGCGCAAGTGGGAGGAGTGGTCACTTATTGATTCTTTCCTTGATCTTAAGAAGCTTGTTTTGGGATATTGTCCGAAATTAACTGCATGCATATGTTTACCAAATACCATACAACAAGTCCACATAGAAGAATGCAGAAATCTAGTATTGGCAGGAATAATGCAGCACTGTCATGGCAACCTTCAACGGTTGGAAATTAGTAAGAGTTGTGATAATATAAACTCCATTGTTTTGGACTACTTCCCTATGCTTGAAGTGCTTAGTCTGGAATCTTGTGAGAATCTGGAGTCACTTACATGTTCAGAACAACCTCACCCACCTATGCTGCCCTTTCGGACAAGGTTCCAACTAAAAGATTGCCCAAAGTTTGTATCATTTCCCCATGGTGGACTTCATGCTCCCAATCTGGAAGATTTTCGCATTGAAGATTGCAACATGTTAAGGTCACTGCCTGGACACATGAACACCCTTCTTCCATCTCTTTGCTTGTTGAGTATATCGAATTGTCCAGAGCTGGAGTCATTTCCAGAATGTGGATTGCCTTCAAAATTAGAACATCTTGAAATTTCATGTTGCAATAAGCTATTCTCCAACCGCATGCTATGGAATCTTCAAACACTCACTTGTTTTCATTCCATACAAATATCCAACATGGATGAACATGTGTTGGATTCATTTCCAGAGGAGGGGCTGCTGCCAACCTCTCTTAATTGTCTCACAATCAACTCGCTTCCACACCTTAAAGCTTTAAATGGAAATGCCTTTCAACAACTCTCCTCCCTTAAACGGTTGGGAATTTCTCGTTGCCAAGTGCTCCAGTGCTTGCCAGAAGGACTTCCTCCATCTCTTTCTGTTTTGACAATCTATGATTGTCCTTTGCTTAAACAACGGTGCCAGAGATATATTGGAGAAGACTGGCCCAAGATCTCCCACATTGCTCACATAAAGATGGATTATAGTTGCATGTGA
- the LOC107417828 gene encoding putative disease resistance protein At3g14460, translating to MAGEMVGGAFLSASLQVLFDRMTSLELVDFIRGKKLNIGLFKKLKIKLLSANSVLNDAEEKQISNSAVREWLNELHEAICDAEDLVDEINTEALRCKMEAEYGSSSSHQVLNLFSSSTTTSFNKQVEYKMVDILDRLEFILDQKDALGLKEGVQTRPSRRLPATSSVEESGVYGRNDDKEAVIKLLLIDNGSGDNMSVIPIVGMGGIGKTTLAQLVYNDERVKKCFDFKAWVSVSAEFDVFKIIKTITERVTSQTFFGHDLDLLQIKLEKALRERKFLLILDDVWNEDYFLWEEVKKPFQYGACGSKVIVTTRNESVASVMRNNVPSYQLPIVSNENCWKLFVKHAFNNVDPCAHPKLEEIGKQIVIKCKGLPLAVKSLGSLLRYQLNQQEWEKILESEMWELPEEKNYILPALWLSYQYLPSHVKRCFAFCSIFPKNYPINKEDLIKLWMAEGLLNCQKRKRMEEVGEKCFQYLLTRSLFQQSINWDRSICYIMHDLVNDLATFAAGEFFLSLDDIDSINLPSKIRHLSQVKEKRYDLKKYEVLIGAKYLRTCFLPSRCHDYTQLQSVAAKLLPTLTGLRVLSLRGCFIVELPDLIGKLKLLRYLDLSETDIVEVPNTICTLYNLQTLILSDCIQLKLLPSVIGRLINLRHLDISSTHLERMPLEMGKLKDLQTLTDFVVGKYSGYTIKLLGDLPHLRGKLCFSGLQNIVNVEDVLEAKLKDKKHLTELEFSWGFEEFVYYEKQMEVLDGLEPHTNLKSLKIKFYRGGQFSKWVGDDSFCNLEEIHLERCRECSMLPPLGKLPFLKQLRIMNFDGLVKIGDEFYGSGSSMTMPFQRLEFLLFSSMPVWEDWSFVSGDGVSFPQLKELVLEDCPKLTGGLCLPDTIEDVQITGCEKLEFSVQHCYGSLRRLLIQHSCYFMKSIALDYLPMLEVLSLRFCINLESLTFAEQLCPVVLSLTALHLRICPKFVAFPQGLHAPNMKVFEIEDCKNLRSLPEQMHILLPSLQSLSLTDCPELESFPECGLPSNLNMLRIYNCNKLFASRLQWNLQRLTSLTVLHIASIDEVVESFPEEGLLPTSLIHLNIQLVHHLRSLNGMAFQHLASLESLLISGCNELQLLPEEGLPPSLSDLSISKCALLKQRCQRDTGQDWHKISHIACIRIDNKHI from the coding sequence ATGGCAGGTGAAATGGTGGGTGGAGCTTTTCTTTCTGCTTCACTTCAGGTGTTGTTTGACAGGATGACTTCACTTGAATTGGTTGATTTCATCAGGGGAAAGAAACTCAACATAGGGTTGTTCAAGAAGTTGAAGATTAAATTGTTATCAGCTAATTCTGTGCTGAATGATGCTGAGGAGAAGCAAATATCGAATTCAGCTGTGAGGGAGTGGCTTAATGAACTCCATGAAGCAATCTGTGATGCAGAGGATTTGGTAGATGAGATAAATACTGAAGCTTTGAGATGCAAAATGGAAGCTGAATATGGAAGCAGCTCAAGTCATCAGGTACTTAACCTCTTCTCATCTAGCACTACCACTTCTTTTAATAAACAAGTAGAATATAAGATGGTAGATATACTTGATAGATTAGAATTTATATTGGATCAAAAAGATGCTCTTGGTTTAAAAGAAGGTGTTCAAACAAGACCTTCACGGAGATTACCTGCGACTTCTTCTGTAGAGGAATCTGGTGTTTATGGCAGGAATGATGACAAAGAAGCCGTTATTAAGTTGTTGCTAATAGATAATGGTAGTGGCGATAACATGTCTGTGATTCCCATAGTTGGCATGGGTGGTATTGGTAAGACCACTCTTGCTCAACTTGTATACAATGATGAGAGGGTGAAGAAATGCTTTGACTTCAAGGCTTGGGTTTCTGTATCAGCAGAATTTGAtgtattcaaaataataaaaacaattactGAGAGAGTGACTTCCCAAACATTTTTTGGCCATGACCTGGATCTTCTGCAAATTAAATTGGAGAAGgctttgagagagagaaagttctTGCTCATTCTCGATGACGTTTGGAACGAGGATTACTTTCTGTGGGAAGAGGTTAAGAAACCTTTTCAATATGGTGCATGTGGAAGCAAAGTTATAGTGACAACACGCAATGAAAGTGTTGCATCTGTGATGCGCAATAATGTTCCATCTTATCAATTACCAATAGTGTCCAATGAGAATTGTTGGAAATTATTTGTAAAGCATGCCTTCAACAATGTAGATCCATGTGCTCATCCAAAATTGGAAGAAATTGGTAAGCAGATTGTTATTAAGTGTAAGGGGCTTCCTTTAGCTGTCAAATCACTTGGTAGTCTTTTACGTTATCAACTAAATCAACAGGAATGGGAGAAGATACTAGAAAGTGAAATGTGGGAGTTGCCTGAAGAGAAAAATTACATTCTTCCAGCACTTTGGTTGAGTTATCAGTATCTACCTTCACATGTTAAACGATGTTTTGCATTCTGCTCGATATTTCCTAAAAACTATCCAATTAACAAAGAAGACTTAATCAAGTTATGGATGGCAGAAGGTCTTTTGAATTGCCAGAAAAGAAAGAGGATGGAAGAAGTTGGAGAAAAGTGCTTTCAATACCTATTAACAAGATCATTGTTTCAGCAGTCAATAAATTGGGATAGATCAATTTGTTACATCATGCATGATCTTGTAAACGATTTAGCTACATTTGCAGCAGGTGAATTTTTCTTGAGTTTGGATGATATTGACTCAATTAATCTACCAAGCAAGATCCGCCATTTGTCACAAGTGAAAGAGAAGAGATATGACTTGAAGAAGTATGAGGTTTTAATTGGAGCTAAGTATCTGCGTACCTGCTTCCTACCATCACGATGTCATGACTACACACAATTGCAGTCAGTAGCAGCAAAGTTGTTGCCAACATTAACAGGCTTAAGAGTGCTATCTTTGCGTGGATGTTTTATCGTGGAGTTGCCTGATTTAATAGGGAAGTTGAAACTCCTAAGGTATTTAGATTTGTCTGAGACTGACATTGTGGAGGTGCCTAATACAATCTGTACTTTGTACAATTTGCAAACACTAATTCTGTCAGATTGTATACAACTCAAGTTGTTGCCTTCCGTCATAGGAAGGCTGATCAACCTGCGCCATCTTGACATCTCATCCACACATCTGGAAAGGATGCCATTAGAAATGGGTAAATTGAAAGATTTGCAAACACTAACTGATTTTGTTGTGGGAAAATACAGTGGATATACCATCAAGTTACTAGGAGATCTTCCACATTTGCGTGGAAAACTTTGTTTTTCAGGATTACAAAATATTGTTAATGTTGAAGATGTGTTGGAGGCCAAATTGAAGGATAAAAAGCACCTTACAGAGTTAGAGTTTTCTTGGGGCTTTGAAGAGTTTGTTTATTATGAAAAGCAGATGGAGGTACTTGATGGACTGGAACCTCATACAAACTTGAAGTCACTCAAAATTAAGTTTTATAGAGGTGGCCAGTTTTCAAAATGGGTGGGAGATGATTCATTTTGTAATTTAGAAGAAATACACCTTGAAAGATGCAGGGAATGCAGCATGTTGCCGCCACTAGGGAAGCTACCATTTCTCAAACAACTTCGTATTATGAATTTCGATGGATTGGTGAAAATAGGTGATGAATTTTATGGCAGTGGATCCTCCATGACTATGCCATTTCAACGCTTAGAATTCTTGTTATTTAGCTCTATGCCTGTTTGGGAGGACTGGTCATTTGTCAGTGGGGATGGAGTTTCGTTCCCACAACTTAAGGAGCTTGTTTTGGAAGATTGTCCAAAATTAACAGGAGGTCTATGCTTACCTGATACGATAGAAGATGTCCAGATTACAGGATGTGAAAAATTAGAGTTCTCAGTACAGCACTGCTATGGATCACTTCGAAGGCTGCTGATACAGCATAGCTGCTATTTTATGAAGTCCATTGCATTAGACTATTTGCCAATGCTTGAAGTGCTTAGTTTAAGATTTTGTATCAATCTGGAGTCTCTTACATTCGCAGAACAACTCTGTCCTGTGGTTCTCTCTCTTACAGCTCTCCATCTAAGAATCTGTCCAAAATTTGTGGCATTTCCACAAGGACTGCATGCCCCAAACATGAAAGTGTTTGAGATCGAAGATTGCAAGAACTTGAGGTCACTGCCCGAACAGATGCACATCCTTCTTCCATCTCTTCAGTCTCTATCTCTAACTGACTGTCCAGAACTGGAGTCATTTCCTGAATGTGGATTGCCATCGAATTTAAATATGCTTAGAATTTATAATTGCAATAAGCTTTTTGCAAGCCGGCTGCAGTGGAATCTGCAAAGACTGACGTCTCTTACAGTCTTACACATTGCCAGCATCGATGAAGTGGTGGAATCATTTCCTGAGGAAGGGCTGCTTCCAACCTCTCTCATTCATCTCAATATCCAATTGGTTCATCACCTTAGATCCTTAAATGGGATGGCCTTTCAGCACCTTGCCTCCCTTGAAAGTCTGTTAATTTCTGGCTGCAATGAGCTCCAACTCTTGCCTGAAGAAGGATTGCCTCCATCTCTTTCTGATTTGTCTATCTCTAAATGTGCTCTCCTAAAACAAAGGTGCCAGAGAGACACAGGGCAAGATTGGCACAAGATTTCTCATATCGCTTGCATAAGGATCGATAATAAGCACATATGA